The Anas platyrhynchos isolate ZD024472 breed Pekin duck chromosome 8, IASCAAS_PekinDuck_T2T, whole genome shotgun sequence region tttttagcAGAGCCATGTATGTTGTAATTAAACTAATAAGCCTTtcgagctctttttttttttttttttttaagtaccttAGAAGATGACCTGTGAATTTGATAACTTGGACTGGGGTAACTTACAGACCCTTAAGCATTTTAATGCAGctcaggatatggttggcttccTGGGCTGCGAGCGCACATTGCTGGCCCATGTTTTTCCATCAGCCAACACCCTCAAGTCCTTTTTCTCAGAGCTGTTCTTGATCCGTTTCCTGCCTAGCCTGTATTTTGTGTTTGGGATTGCACAAACCCTGGTGGTTAGAAGATTGTGATCTTAAAGATGGTTAATTCCCACAAACTTGGCAAAACTTGTTGGTCAGATGAGGTAATACCTTTAACTGTTGAAGTAGCTGCTGGAtgtgttttgcattttgatGCTAGAGGAGTACACATTGGAAAGAGACCTggcaaaaagataaaaacaattttccagAGAGTTGCATCGTGTTTCATAccagattacttttttttctttcaagattcTGAAGGAACCTACACTGGGTTGTACTCTGAGGATTTGTtaaatatgtgtgtatgtagCAGCAGGTGCCCTTCATGCACTTCTGAAACTAAGAACCAAGTGAAtgatgatcttttttttttttttttttttaactggattTCTTCAAGCAGAACAGGTTTGGGCAAGTGATAATTGTACGAGTAAGTGTATTTATAAACTCTTATATTCCTTTCCAGATCAGCAAAAAGATTACTTGATCAGATAGTTGAAAAGGGAAGACCTGCACCTGGCTTTCATCATGGTGATGGACCTGGAAATGCAGTCCAAGAAATTATGATTCCAGCAAGTAAAGCAGGATTAGTTATTGGTAAAGGTGGAGAGACGATTAAACAATTACAGGTATATATGAATCTTGTTTTTACACACGTGGTAATAACAGATATAGATTTGAGCAAGTATTGATCTCGCTTTTGTTGAATAGGAGCGAGCAGGTGTCAAAATGGTCATGATTCAAGATGGTCCACAGAACACTGGTGCAGACAAGCCCCTTAGGATAACTGGAGACCCTTATAAAGTTCAAGTAAGGAGTCCTTCAGAATTCatagtattttaaaatccaTTCTGATGTTGCAATACCTAAACAAAATTTTACTCTTCTTTATAGCAAGCCAAGGAAATGGTGCTGGAGTTAATTCGTGATCAAGGTGGCTTTAGAGAGGTGCGCAACGAATATGGGTCAAGAATAGGAGGAAATGAAGGGATAGACGTAAGCATGGTTGAAAAACTTGTTCACTGTATTTTGAGATGttaatgttaaaatgttaaCGTGGTTTACACCATTGAAAGATATTAACACAATTCCAAAAGTGTTTGTGGCATGTAAGTATTACTTGATTGTTGATGAAGATTTGCCTGTAAATGGTGTGCAGTACTCACTTTATATTACCAGCAGTTCTGAAGAGCTTCAGTTAGCTGGAGAGTTTAAGTCTTAACAATTTAAGTCTTAAGTTTTATGACTAAGTACATAATGATGGATGTCATGGAAATTGAAATTTGGCCCATTACAGAAGAATATTTAATTCTACCTATTATGCAAGTCATGAGCTAATAACTGTTCATGAGAGATGAAGCTGAAAGTTCCATCTGCTAGAATCTGTGGTTAAGGCCCATTAGAACTTCTGTTCTTTGCTTGTGGGAAGCATAATTTCAATTGATGCCACTATAAACTTGCGGTACACAGGATGTTTCTTTTTtgatgttttccttcagaattcGCTGAGTTTGTGTCTTAATTATTGGTATTAAAAAACGCACTCCTCAAAAAGCCCGAAGTGGCACAGAGCTGGCCCTAGTTTTAATAGTCTAAGATGTGACCACTtaaattttgtgtattttgtagGAATGTTTGCATCATCAACATCTTATAAAAATATGTTCTCTTTTAAGGTTCCAATACCACGATTTGCTGTAGGTATTGTAATTGGAAGAAATGGggagatgataaaaaaaatacagaatgatgCCGGTGTTAGAATCCAATTTAAGCCAGGTTGgtaatacatgtataatttACTGTGATTTAATACAAGTTGAATGGATTGCATATACTGGAATAGTTCATTTTTATTCCAGATGATGGAACAACTCCAGATAGAATAGCCCAAATCACAGGGCCTCCTGACAGATGTCAACATGCTGCAGAAATTATTACAGATCTCCTTCGAAGTGTTCAGGTTGGGTAATGCTTAACATTGTTtgtattaacattttaatatttaacatgttaacatttaaaatttccTGTTTGGCTTTCGGAAGGacataatgtttttaaaatgagtatAACAATAAAGTAATGTAGTGGTATCTAAATCTCCTTCAAAGTTAAGTCTGGAATATGAAAGTTTTTACAACTACAGTTTTGGGAGTGGCAGGATGGCAATGGTAATATGGATCCATAGACATGGTGCTCAGTCTGGCCTTTTTAGAGCTGCTTCTGTTGTCTCTTATTAATAACCAATATGCTGTTGCTTTTAGGTTGAAATCAGTGTTTAAAAGATGGTTTTAAATGCGTATTACAAGATAGACCCCACCACTGCATTTACAGAAAGCAGGCAAAAATGATACCTTTGTATGTGTGAagcttcctgttttttttgaaTGTCATTTCCTTACTTGTCTTTTGTATGCAGAATTGTTCAGATCTTACACAACACCTGAATTATGTTTTAGATGTACTTTATTAAAACTGAGTAATAACATCAGATTTTTCTTAACAAATTGTGTGATTATTCCAAGCAAAAGTATCATGTTGGCTTTAGTGATTGGTTTAGGGTAGCTTTCATAGAATGTGTtaatttgtgctttttctttttaggctGGCAACCCTGGTGGACCAGGACCTGGTGGTCGAGGAAGGGGTAGAGGTCAAGGCAACTGGAACATGGGGCCTCCTGGTGGATTACAGGAATTCAATTTTATTGTTCCCACTGGCAAAACTGGATTAATCATTGGCAAAGGCAATGTATCTTACATATATGCGTGTGTGTCTGTatgtagttaaaaataaataaataaataaatctttcctgTTTATACAAACACCATGCTAGAGAGGTATTTAAAGAGAATTATTCTGTTCATTATTCCTTTCCTCATCAAAACACATACCTCAGTATCAAGAAGCAATCAATTTTTCTAACCTGTGTttttaatagtaataaaaagtaAGCTACATTGGTAGTGTTTGGTAGATTCttaaatagatattttaatTAACTTGTATTTGAAACTGCTTCATCAGCCTAGAGTTACTGCATCTGTAAATCActtttaaaactaattttcGTATATTAAGGTGATGGTGTTTACAGTGGAATCACACATAAGAAATGTTACAGGTGTCTATTATAATGATCGCTTTTCAtagaatttcattttcaaaataatttattgtatgcttctaaatgaaaatgttaatcTTTTGTAATGTGTTTTCCAGACACAACAAGTAGGCTGACATAGTTCAGTTCTTGACCTGAcgggttgattttttttattgttatttttaattttttaaaatgccaaGTGACCTCTGTTCTGAAAATGTGCCTGCTAATGATACAAGTAACTTCTTGGATTTCTGTAAGAGGAGGAACTATTTCAGGGGAATTTATCTTTCTGGTTTTAGTGCACTGCAGAAAATCTTAACTACTACTATACAGGAAggtttaattttgtatttactgGTAACTGTGGGTAGCAGTTGCTATTCATGACTAATCTTATATTTTTacatgaacaggaaaaaaacagtattgtaggaatattttttttttctgagtaacaACACTGCggtcttaaatatttttactcatTTATTGCAATTAGGGCTCTACCCACAACAAAGAGGCTCTTTGTGTTATTGGAATAATGTTCTTATATGGCATAGGTTACTTATCAGTTCTTAAACTTCCATATAGTTGATTTTCTCTAGTTTGACTGAAtcttagtgtttttgttttaatgcataTCATAAATGCTCTGTATTGCTTTATAGGGGGTGAAACTATCAAAAGCATAAGCCAGCAGTCTGGTGCTAGAATAGAACTTCAAAGAAATCCTCCACCTAATGCGGATCCAAACATGAAGATGTTTACTATCCGTGGAACACCCCAGCAAATAGATTATGCACGGCAACTTATAGAAGAAAAGATTGGAGTAAGTGtataagtattttttcttttactattaCGACTAAATAGAGTAGTATCCATTTTggagatttttatttcacttctgaaTTATATAGTTTAGATGGTTTATAATAAACAGTGGTAATTGTGTTGTTTAAAGTGATAAAACTGCTAATTTAAGATAACattatgtcctggtttcagttaggacagagttaattaaaataaaaatgcaaataaacaagGGCTTGAAATAGGTACTTCATTCAGTGTAgtatagttttttgttttctaataatGTGTTCTTGAAGATGCCCACTTTGTACATAACAAAACATTTGACAACTTCAAAGGTATCCTCGGTGTTCTTAAAACTAGTAAACTACAGGTATTGTATTTCAGTCTCGGTATGTTTAGGTGCAGTTTTAATTCTTTAGGTACAGTTCTTAAAACGTACCGTACTTTGTTTGCATGTGTATGCATGTAAACAAGTTGACAGCCTATTTTTTGTACCTGATCTTATAAACATGTAGTTATTAAGATTAGCCAGATTTAGACAtgtcagtttatttttaaacagtgacGTCCTTTCATTGTTGAAACAACTTATGGAAAAATCCATGTTTATTTGTAAAATCATTTTatcaagaaaactgaaataaatgcaacTTAGTTATTGCTGACACAGCTGCTTTTAAGTGTATTCGATAACTAGTTATAAACCTAATTTATCAAAAAAGACTTGACTCTCCAGTCTTTATTGAAGAGCCATCAAACCTTTTGGATTTTATTCCTAAATGGTTCAGATTTATACTTCTAAACTGCAGAAGAACAAGGACTTGGGGGTTTATTTTCATCTGTGCTCTACTTCCATTATACAGGGTCCTGTAAATCCATTGGGTCCACCTGTTCCTCATGGACCCCATGGTGTTGTTCCTGGCCCACATGGACCTCCTGGGCCACCAGGTCCTGGTGCTCCCATGGGACCATATAACCCAGCTCCTTATAATCCAGGGCCTCCTGGCCCTGCACCTCAGTAAGTATTGCTTCAGctagtttcctttttttccagtgatcCTGGGACTGGCTTTCACTGTGTTTCACTTGATGTTTTATAGTGGTCCTCCAGCTCCATATGCTCCGCAAGGATGGGGAAATGCTTATCCACACTGGCAGCCACCAAATCCGCCAGATCCAGGTAAGAAATGTCAACAGTTTACTGTAGTGTGATATGCTTTCAGTAAAATCCACTTTGTCCTTACAAATGTGTGTTCTTAATGCATTTGTGTTACGCTGGTAAATCAGAAAAAGTTGCTGTTCTTCAGGTTTTTCTTTATAGATGCTCAATTTATATGTTTTATGCTTCTGTGTTGCTTAATTTGTTGAAATTGAGTTGTCACAGCTGGAATATGCTTCTTTAATGAACGTTTTTGATCTTGCCTCCCAATTTATGCTACTTCTTCTTACAAGGTGCTTGCTTAACTGATTTTTGTGCAAATCAGTTCATTATTCTTGTAATGGAATATGAttagcttttgtttttacataaagTTCTTTAATTAggatgtattttctttcctaataCTCAAtgagtctttttattttattttgaacagtGTCCCTGATCCTGACTTTGCCCAGTATGCTGTATTATGTATTTCTAGTTTTTGTTCACGTATATGAAATTGCTCCTCAGAATATGGTACACAGATCTGCTCAATCCTTCTTGACTATTAAAACTTCTGTTGAACTGTTGCAAGTAAAGTGGATAGGATTATGTTTTGAGGCTTTGCTTATAATGGTTTTGtatttccttctgaaagccaTCTTTGGAGAATCTGTTTCTTCTACTTCTGTTTATCTTTGTcaaaatcaggatttttttcttgattacaacTTCTCGAAGTTTTAGTCTCCTGACTTTCTTTAAAAGAGTTACTTCCTTTGGTTGGACTAGAGCAAGTGGGGAAACTGAACTGCAGTCCCAGAAGGCATGGTAAGGCTAGATACTTGAGTCACTTGTACCTCATTTGTTTGAGGTAGACCCTCTTCAGAACTTCAACTGAAAGACCTcaatttgatttttgttttaaatggagTAAATATTTTGTGATAGCCACTGGTCCTGACAAAAGTGAAATAGGATAGGGCTTTGGAGAATGTTGAAATCTACAGAGTTCTGTTCATGTTCAATTCTTTTATATATCTGTTCTTGGCAAAGAACCATCTCTATTTTCAGTTCTCAGACTTCTATGGTAGCTCTGCATGTATTCCATTTAGTATTAAAAAATGCCTGTTATCAGTATTTAATGGTAAAATAATTCAAAGTGACTTGACTTGAATTCTCAGCCTACCAACTGTCATTTAATGCAATACCACTCTCAAAATGTTGCAGTCTTCTTCACTCTCaccttttccttgttttatgaaattatttctcTGCATAACGATACGtaagaaaaatgacaaacacTCATCTTGATGTCATCTTGATGATTTTATCATTGTTTTTCAGATAAACACTTGTCTTGCAAATCTAATTAAGTTTTTCCTAGGTGCAGCTGAAGTCAGTGTTTCTTTTGACTAGCATTTACTTGAATGAATTTTTGTACAGGTGTTTTTACActtatttcagtgaaataaatggATTATTGCAGTCATTTTTTCAGATACGCTCTCCAAAATCATGCTTGTATCACGTGACAGTGGAGCTAGTTACCAGATTTCTTTGGAGATTTAGTGAATCCCACACAGTGTTCTTCTATTCTAGAGCAATAGCTACCAAGGGGTGTGGGGTGGAATCAAGCAATggctttttttatatatttacaggTAACTTTAGAGTAGTAAATGTTAGTTTTATGTTAAATGACACTGTGCCAATATCAGTTGCATCTGTCATGAGCAGTGTTGCTTCTTTATCCAAGCTGTTCAAGAGATGTGGTTCCTCCTGCTGTACACTTTGTTCAGTAACTAAATGTGTTAAGCTGGGTATGTAACTGTTTGGGTTGTGTGGAAACATTCCTGTAATGCATAATAGATTATCCCTTGACAGTCTTCCTCTTTCCCCAGAAAAGTTGAGCGCAGTGCCAGGGCATATTGCTTACATCCACTGTTGTCAATGCAAGCAGTGTATTTCTAAAAGGGAAACAGCCTGTTAACTTTGCTTTCTGTATGCTGATCTATTATATGCATTTTATCTGGTTACGTTTGAAATACTGCATGAAATTTGTTGTTTCATGTCTCTACTTTGTTcaaggaatatttttatttctcttcagttAGTCACTGACTTAACTGTTTTTGGTTTGGGGGAATATTCTTTCGTTCCTAAAACGTTTTGTTGTCTGTGTTCTATGTGAAGTTTTTCCATCATTTGGCCCCATTTATTTGCAGATACTTTTGTTATCTAAGGATGCAAATGGTGTTAAAAGATACTGGTTGTGTTATGAAACGTCATGGTCTCTAATAGTAGATTTACAATTTCTGTGGTTTGCCAGTCTGTTAATGTAATCAATCTCTGTGTGATTCAGCAAGAAGAATAACCGTTCCTAAAGGCTATATGTGAAAAACGTTAGAGAAATAAGACTCTAGGAAGCTCCATCATTGGCCTACCTAGATGTAGTTAAAAATAAGGGAAGCATGGAGATAGCTGCAGAAGATGAAAGTGTTACAATCATTTTTTTACTAAAAAGCTGTAAGTAAACAGTGATGCTTTATAGCCATGTATGAGAATTCAGGTTCttaaaatgctgtgtttctgtatttcGCTTTTACCTTAAGATTTACCTATCAAACACTGCAAATGCGTAGTAAGACTTGTATGCttctattttcagaaatatgtatttagCATGCATGTGCTGGAATTGCTAGTGTGAGGCTATAATGAAAGTGAAACCACTGAAATTGTTTGGTGCTGGAATGATTCATTTTTGCTGCCATTGAGTAACATGATTACTTTAAATGTGAGACTGTTTCTGCTTATATCacctttaaaattaataaatggtGTTATAGTAGTGTGGGTTCTAGAATGATATTATCTCAGCAGTCCTATGAAAGTCTAGCTTGTACCATATGCTTGTCTGAAACCTGACAGAAAGTTTGTGccagaacaaaaagaacaggTTGATGTGATTACTTGGTTTAGATGAATTTTTCTCTTGGAGGAAAATGCAAGTGCATAAGAACAGGGTAAGTTGAGAGCAGCATTCAGTTCATATTACTCTTGTAAATGGTTACTTTTTGTTTCATAGGCAAGCCAGGAACAGATCCCAATTCAGCAGCATGGGCAGCTTACTATGCTCACTACTATCAGCAGCAAGCACAgccaccacctgcagcccctcctggTGGACCAGCTACAACCCAAACTAATGGGCAAGGTAGCAgtttaataaaatgaattaattgcTCCTTTCTGGGGGTGTAGAtgaactattatttttattgctgtcttCATATATTGGGTAAACTTATtctgtggtggtttgttttcttgggaAACTGTTGCTTACAGCCTTCATCTGATGATATTCTTCATTTCAGCAGTACTGAGGGTAATCTTGAATATGTCTTGTAATATAATTCCAAAGGCATACTTTTCCAGTAGCTTGGGCTGATTTAATTGCATCTTTATAGTGAGGTCAGTCACGAGTGAAAGAGTGAGCAAAACAGTTAATTGTCAATTGCTTAAACTGTTGCATCACTTTCAGTGGTTTTAGGAAAACTGCTTGTAGT contains the following coding sequences:
- the FUBP1 gene encoding far upstream element-binding protein 1 isoform X4, whose amino-acid sequence is MADYSTVPPPAAGAPGGGGGGGGGVNDAFKDALQRARQIAAKIGGDAGTSMNSNDYGYGGQKRPLEDGDGSWTSPSSTTHWEGMPSPFKDQPDAKKVAPQNDSFGNQLPPMHQQQRSVMTEEYKVPDGMVGFIIGRGGEQISRIQQESGCKIQIAPDSGGLPERSCMLTGTPESVQSAKRLLDQIVEKGRPAPGFHHGDGPGNAVQEIMIPASKAGLVIGKGGETIKQLQERAGVKMVMIQDGPQNTGADKPLRITGDPYKVQQAKEMVLELIRDQGGFREVPIPRFAVGIVIGRNGEMIKKIQNDAGVRIQFKPDDGTTPDRIAQITGPPDRCQHAAEIITDLLRSVQAGNPGGPGPGGRGRGRGQGNWNMGPPGGLQEFNFIVPTGKTGLIIGKGGETIKSISQQSGARIELQRNPPPNADPNMKMFTIRGTPQQIDYARQLIEEKIGGPVNPLGPPVPHGPHGVVPGPHGPPGPPGPGAPMGPYNPAPYNPGPPGPAPHGPPAPYAPQGWGNAYPHWQPPNPPDPGKPGTDPNSAAWAAYYAHYYQQQAQPPPAAPPGGPATTQTNGQGSNQPNPAPAGQVDYTKAWEEYYKKMGQAVPAPAGAPPGGQPDYSAAWAEYYRQQAAYYAQTSPQGMPQHPPAPQCLPRPSTLGSAAKKQQTFNHH
- the FUBP1 gene encoding far upstream element-binding protein 1 isoform X15, with translation MADYSTVPPPAAGAPGGGGGGGGGVNDAFKDALQRARQIAAKIGGDAGTSMNSNDYGYGGQKRPLEDGDGSWTSPSSTTHWEGMPSPFKDQPDAKKVAPQNDSFGNQLPPMHQQQRSVMTEEYKVPDGMVGFIIGRGGEQISRIQQESGCKIQIAPDSGGLPERSCMLTGTPESVQSAKRLLDQIVEKGRPAPGFHHGDGPGNAVQEIMIPASKAGLVIGKGGETIKQLQERAGVKMVMIQDGPQNTGADKPLRITGDPYKVQQAKEMVLELIRDQGGFREVRNEYGSRIGGNEGIDVPIPRFAVGIVIGRNGEMIKKIQNDAGVRIQFKPDDGTTPDRIAQITGPPDRCQHAAEIITDLLRSVQAGNPGGPGPGGRGRGRGQGNWNMGPPGGLQEFNFIVPTGKTGLIIGKGGETIKSISQQSGARIELQRNPPPNADPNMKMFTIRGTPQQIDYARQLIEEKIGGPVNPLGPPVPHGPHGVVPGPHGPPGPPGPGAPMGPYNPAPYNPGPPGPAPHGPPAPYAPQGWGNAYPHWQPPNPPDPVSLILTLPSMLYYVFLVFVHVYEIAPQNMVHRSAQSFLTIKTSVELLQVKWIGLCFEALLIMVLYFLLKAIFGESVSSTSVYLCQNQDFFLDYNFSKF
- the FUBP1 gene encoding far upstream element-binding protein 1 isoform X2, which encodes MADYSTVPPPAAGAPGGGGGGGGGVNDAFKDALQRARQIAAKIGGDAGTSMNSNDYGYGGQKRPLEDGDGSWTSPSSTTHWEGMPSPFKDQPDAKKVAPQNDSFGNQLPPMHQQQRSVMTEEYKVPDGMVGFIIGRGGEQISRIQQESGCKIQIAPDSGGLPERSCMLTGTPESVQSAKRLLDQIVEKGRPAPGFHHGDGPGNAVQEIMIPASKAGLVIGKGGETIKQLQERAGVKMVMIQDGPQNTGADKPLRITGDPYKVQQAKEMVLELIRDQGGFREVRNEYGSRIGGNEGIDVPIPRFAVGIVIGRNGEMIKKIQNDAGVRIQFKPDDGTTPDRIAQITGPPDRCQHAAEIITDLLRSVQAGNPGGPGPGGRGRGRGQGNWNMGPPGGLQEFNFIVPTGKTGLIIGKGGETIKSISQQSGARIELQRNPPPNADPNMKMFTIRGTPQQIDYARQLIEEKIGGPVNPLGPPVPHGPHGVVPGPHGPPGPPGPGAPMGPYNPAPYNPGPPGPAPHGPPAPYAPQGWGNAYPHWQPPNPPDPGKPGTDPNSAAWAAYYAHYYQQQAQPPPAAPPGGPATTQTNGQGSNQPNPAPAGQVDYTKAWEEYYKKMGQAVPAPAGAPPGGQPDYSAAWAEYYRQQAAYYAQTSPQGMPQHPPAPQCLPRPSTLGSAAKKQQC
- the FUBP1 gene encoding far upstream element-binding protein 1 isoform X3 yields the protein MADYSTVPPPAAGAPGGGGGGGGGVNDAFKDALQRARQIAAKIGGDAGTSMNSNDYGYGGQKRPLEDGDGSWTSPSSTTHWEGMPSPFKDQPDAKKVAPQNDSFGNQLPPMHQQQRSVMTEEYKVPDGMVGFIIGRGGEQISRIQQESGCKIQIAPDSGGLPERSCMLTGTPESVQSAKRLLDQIVEKGRPAPGFHHGDGPGNAVQEIMIPASKAGLVIGKGGETIKQLQERAGVKMVMIQDGPQNTGADKPLRITGDPYKVQQAKEMVLELIRDQGGFREVRNEYGSRIGGNEGIDVPIPRFAVGIVIGRNGEMIKKIQNDAGVRIQFKPDDGTTPDRIAQITGPPDRCQHAAEIITDLLRSVQAGNPGGPGPGGRGRGRGQGNWNMGPPGGLQEFNFIVPTGKTGLIIGKGGETIKSISQQSGARIELQRNPPPNADPNMKMFTIRGTPQQIDYARQLIEEKIGGPVNPLGPPVPHGPHGVVPGPHGPPGPPGPGAPMGPYNPAPYNPGPPGPAPHGPPAPYAPQGWGNAYPHWQPPNPPDPGKPGTDPNSAAWAAYYAHYYQQQAQPPPAAPPGGPATTQTNGQGSNQPNPAPAGQVDYTKAWEEYYKKMGQAVPAPAGAPPGGQPDYSAAWAEYYRQQAAYYAQTSPQGMPQHPPAPQTFNHH
- the FUBP1 gene encoding far upstream element-binding protein 1 isoform X5, whose translation is MADYSTVPPPAAGAPGGGGGGGGGVNDAFKDALQRARQIAAKIGGDAGTSMNSNDYGYGGQKRPLEDGDGSWTSPSSTTHWEGMPSPFKDQPDAKKVAPQNDSFGNQLPPMHQQQRSVMTEEYKVPDGMVGFIIGRGGEQISRIQQESGCKIQIAPDSGGLPERSCMLTGTPESVQSAKRLLDQIVEKGRPAPGFHHGDGPGNAVQEIMIPASKAGLVIGKGGETIKQLQERAGVKMVMIQDGPQNTGADKPLRITGDPYKVQQAKEMVLELIRDQGGFREVRNEYGSRIGGNEGIDVPIPRFAVGIVIGRNGEMIKKIQNDAGVRIQFKPDDGTTPDRIAQITGPPDRCQHAAEIITDLLRSVQAGNPGGPGPGGRGRGRGQGNWNMGPPGGLQEFNFIVPTGKTGLIIGKGGETIKSISQQSGARIELQRNPPPNADPNMKMFTIRGTPQQIDYARQLIEEKIGGPVNPLGPPVPHGPHGVVPGPHGPPGPPGPGAPMGPYNPAPYNPGPPGPAPHGPPAPYAPQGWGNAYPHWQPPNPPDPGKPGTDPNSAAWAAYYAHYYQQQAQPPPAAPPGGPATTQTNGQGDQPNPAPAGQVDYTKAWEEYYKKMGQAVPAPAGAPPGGQPDYSAAWAEYYRQQAAYYAQTSPQGMPQHPPAPQTFNHH
- the FUBP1 gene encoding far upstream element-binding protein 1 isoform X10 → MADYSTVPPPAAGAPGGGGGGGGGVNDAFKDALQRARQIAAKIGGDAGTSMNSNDYGYGGQKRPLEDGDQPDAKKVAPQNDSFGNQLPPMHQQQRSVMTEEYKVPDGMVGFIIGRGGEQISRIQQESGCKIQIAPDSGGLPERSCMLTGTPESVQSAKRLLDQIVEKGRPAPGFHHGDGPGNAVQEIMIPASKAGLVIGKGGETIKQLQERAGVKMVMIQDGPQNTGADKPLRITGDPYKVQQAKEMVLELIRDQGGFREVRNEYGSRIGGNEGIDVPIPRFAVGIVIGRNGEMIKKIQNDAGVRIQFKPDDGTTPDRIAQITGPPDRCQHAAEIITDLLRSVQAGNPGGPGPGGRGRGRGQGNWNMGPPGGLQEFNFIVPTGKTGLIIGKGGETIKSISQQSGARIELQRNPPPNADPNMKMFTIRGTPQQIDYARQLIEEKIGGPVNPLGPPVPHGPHGVVPGPHGPPGPPGPGAPMGPYNPAPYNPGPPGPAPHGPPAPYAPQGWGNAYPHWQPPNPPDPGKPGTDPNSAAWAAYYAHYYQQQAQPPPAAPPGGPATTQTNGQGDQPNPAPAGQVDYTKAWEEYYKKMGQAVPAPAGAPPGGQPDYSAAWAEYYRQQAAYYAQTSPQGMPQHPPAPQCLPRPSTLGSAAKKQQTFNHH
- the FUBP1 gene encoding far upstream element-binding protein 1 isoform X12, whose amino-acid sequence is MADYSTVPPPAAGAPGGGGGGGGGVNDAFKDALQRARQIAAKIGGDAGTSMNSNDYGYGGQKRPLEDGDQPDAKKVAPQNDSFGNQLPPMHQQQRSVMTEEYKVPDGMVGFIIGRGGEQISRIQQESGCKIQIAPDSGGLPERSCMLTGTPESVQSAKRLLDQIVEKGRPAPGFHHGDGPGNAVQEIMIPASKAGLVIGKGGETIKQLQERAGVKMVMIQDGPQNTGADKPLRITGDPYKVQQAKEMVLELIRDQGGFREVRNEYGSRIGGNEGIDVPIPRFAVGIVIGRNGEMIKKIQNDAGVRIQFKPDDGTTPDRIAQITGPPDRCQHAAEIITDLLRSVQAGNPGGPGPGGRGRGRGQGNWNMGPPGGLQEFNFIVPTGKTGLIIGKGGETIKSISQQSGARIELQRNPPPNADPNMKMFTIRGTPQQIDYARQLIEEKIGGPVNPLGPPVPHGPHGVVPGPHGPPGPPGPGAPMGPYNPAPYNPGPPGPAPHGPPAPYAPQGWGNAYPHWQPPNPPDPGKPGTDPNSAAWAAYYAHYYQQQAQPPPAAPPGGPATTQTNGQGDQPNPAPAGQVDYTKAWEEYYKKMGQAVPAPAGAPPGGQPDYSAAWAEYYRQQAAYYAQTSPQGMPQHPPAPQTFNHH